AAGTTGTTTATTTTTTTCTTCTTGTAACAACTTTTATCCCTTCATTTACTAAGAACGGTATTAAAGCAAATATAATTACTATATCCCAATCAGTAAACGATAACTGCGTAACTTTGAATATTTGGGCAATTCCAGGTATCGATGTTAATCCTACCTGTAAAACTATTCCAACTATGATTGATAAAATTAAAACTTTATTTTTAAAGAATCCAACTTCAAATATTGTTTTTTTACTATTTCTCATTGTCAGTGAATAGAACAACTGAGATACAGTAAGCACTATAAACGCCATTGTTCTTCCATATGTCATTGCATTTAAAGCTTCTTTACTTTCATTATTGATTACTTCGCTGACTGCAAATCCATGTTCCTTTACACCAATATAAAATGCCGCTAAAGTTAAAGCTCCAATAAGTACTCCTGCTATTGCCGCCCTATATCCTGCACCTTCTGCAAAAAAGCTTTCTTTAGGATCTCTTGGCTTTCTTTTCATAACATCCTTATCTCCAGGATCTACTCCAAGTGAAATCGCAGGCAATGTATCAGTTACAAGGTTAAGCCATAACAGTTGTATTGGAAGTAAAGGTGAAGGCCAGTTAAACATTGTTGCAATAAACACACATATTACTTCTCCAAGATTACATGAAAGAAGGAACATTATTGTCTTTTTAATATTATTGTAGATATTTCTTCCTTCTTCTATTGCATGAACAATAGTAGTAAAGTTATCATCTGTAAGAATCATGTCACTTGCACCTTTTGAAACGTCAGTTCCTGTTATTCCCATTGCTACACCTATATCAGCAAATTTTAATGATGGTGCATCATTTACTCCGTCTCCTGTCATGGAAACTATATTTCCCTGTTCCTTAAATGCTTTTACTATCTTAACTTTATGCTCAGGAGAAACCCTTGCAAAAACTCTATATTTGTTAATTTCCTTTGCAAACTGTTCATCCGGAATTTCATCTATTTCTGCTCCAGTTAAGCTTTGACTTATATCTGTTGCTATTCCAAGTTCCTTTGCAATGGCAACAGCAGTATTTTTATGGTCTCCTGTTATCATAATCGGAGTTATTCCTGCTTTTTTAGCCTCTATAATCGAATCCTTAACTTCTGTTCTCGGAGGATCTATCATTCCGACAATTCCTACTACAACAAGATTTTTTTCCATTTCTTCTGCAGAAATCATATCATCTGTATCCTTAAATGCTACTCCTAAAACCCTTAAAGCAGAGTCAGACATTTCTTCTGCAGCTTTTAATATCTTATCTTTCATTTCCTGAGTTAAAGGAACAATGTTACCATTTACAAGTACTCTGTCAGACTTAACAAGAATATTGTCAATAGCTCCTTTAGTATGAACTCTGTATTTCCCTTCCTCTTCATTCAATGTAGACATTAATTTTCTGTCTGAGTCAAAAGGAAATTCTCCTACTCTTTTATATTCTGTATTCAATGTATTCTTTTCAAGATTGAACCTATCTCCTAGTACAACTAATGCAACTTCTGTCGGATCTCCTATATCCTGTCCACTATCAATTGAAGCATCTGAACACAGTACAAATGATCTTATCAGTTCTTTTTCATCCCTGTTTGCTTCAAAATCTCTGCCTTCTGACGGAACTTCTCTCAGATTGTCAGGAGTATAGATTTTTACAACTGTCATTTTATTCTGCGTTAATGTTCCCGTCTTGTCTGAGCAGATTATATTTACAGCTCCGAGAGTTTCTACAGCTGGAAGTTTTCTTACAATGGCATTTATTTTCGACATTCTTGTTACTCCCATTGAAAGAACTATTGCAACTATTGCTACAAGCCCTTCAGGTATTGCAGCAACAGCTAGACTTATTGCTGTCATTAGCATATCTATCCAGTTTCTTCCCTGTAAAAGTCCTATTACAAATATAAGTCCACAAATTACCATTGCCATGTATCCCAATGTTTTCCCAAGCTTATCAAGCTTTACCTGTAATGGAGTAAGTGTGTTTTCATCTTCATCAAGTATTTTAGCTATTTTACCAATTTCTGTCTCCATTGCAGTTGCTACAACAACTCCTTCTCCTCTTCCATAAGTAGCCATTGTAGACATAAACGCCATATTTTCCTTATCTCCTACAGGTATTTTAGCATCTTCTGTAATAAAGTTGGCATTTTTCTCACTAGGAACTGATTCCCCTGTTAATGCAGATTCCTCTATCTGTAAATTTGCACTTTCTATAAGTCTTATATCAGCTGGTATAAAACGCCCTGCATCAATTATTATTATATCTCCAGGAACTAAATCTTCTGAATTTATTTCTACAACTTCCCCATTACGTCTTACGGCACTTTTAGGTGTCGTCATTTGCTGTAATGCTTCCAGTGCCTTTTCAGCCTTTGACTCCTGAACTACCCCTACAACTGCATTTATAACTACAACTGCAAGTATAATTATAGCATCAGTAACTCCTTCAAGCCCATGAGCTATTATGTTTATTACTGCCGCACCTATTAACACATAAATAAGTACATCCTGAAGCTGCCCTACAAACAGCTGTAATAAACTCTTTTTAGGTTTCCCCTTTAATTTATTCTGTCCATATTTTTCAAGTCTTTTATTTACTTCTTCTGTCGTCAGTCCTGTTTTAGGATCTACATTCAGCTCTTTCAGTACTTCTTCCTGTGATTTTGTAAACCACATATTTCATTCCACCTCTCTATATTTTTATTTCACTATTATATATGATTTGTAATATTTTCGCAATAGTAAAATAAATTAATTTGAAGGCCACCAGTCTTCTCCTTCATAACCTAGATTTCTGTCATAATATCTTAAATATTTCAGCAGTTTTTTATCTTTAAACAGATCATATTCAATTCCATGTACAGATTCCAGCAATTTTTCCACTTCATCTCTATTCATCACTTCATAATTAGGCATTAAATTAAGATGTTTCATGTCTATTTTAGGACTAAAACCATAATCCCTCATATCTGCATCTTCTGTATAGTTGTTAACTTTATCAAATAAAGGATAGCCCTTTGAATCTATATA
This portion of the Leptotrichia sp. oral taxon 215 str. W9775 genome encodes:
- a CDS encoding cation-translocating P-type ATPase; this translates as MWFTKSQEEVLKELNVDPKTGLTTEEVNKRLEKYGQNKLKGKPKKSLLQLFVGQLQDVLIYVLIGAAVINIIAHGLEGVTDAIIILAVVVINAVVGVVQESKAEKALEALQQMTTPKSAVRRNGEVVEINSEDLVPGDIIIIDAGRFIPADIRLIESANLQIEESALTGESVPSEKNANFITEDAKIPVGDKENMAFMSTMATYGRGEGVVVATAMETEIGKIAKILDEDENTLTPLQVKLDKLGKTLGYMAMVICGLIFVIGLLQGRNWIDMLMTAISLAVAAIPEGLVAIVAIVLSMGVTRMSKINAIVRKLPAVETLGAVNIICSDKTGTLTQNKMTVVKIYTPDNLREVPSEGRDFEANRDEKELIRSFVLCSDASIDSGQDIGDPTEVALVVLGDRFNLEKNTLNTEYKRVGEFPFDSDRKLMSTLNEEEGKYRVHTKGAIDNILVKSDRVLVNGNIVPLTQEMKDKILKAAEEMSDSALRVLGVAFKDTDDMISAEEMEKNLVVVGIVGMIDPPRTEVKDSIIEAKKAGITPIMITGDHKNTAVAIAKELGIATDISQSLTGAEIDEIPDEQFAKEINKYRVFARVSPEHKVKIVKAFKEQGNIVSMTGDGVNDAPSLKFADIGVAMGITGTDVSKGASDMILTDDNFTTIVHAIEEGRNIYNNIKKTIMFLLSCNLGEVICVFIATMFNWPSPLLPIQLLWLNLVTDTLPAISLGVDPGDKDVMKRKPRDPKESFFAEGAGYRAAIAGVLIGALTLAAFYIGVKEHGFAVSEVINNESKEALNAMTYGRTMAFIVLTVSQLFYSLTMRNSKKTIFEVGFFKNKVLILSIIVGIVLQVGLTSIPGIAQIFKVTQLSFTDWDIVIIFALIPFLVNEGIKVVTRRKK